From Mya arenaria isolate MELC-2E11 chromosome 12, ASM2691426v1, the proteins below share one genomic window:
- the LOC128212539 gene encoding putative neuropeptide Y receptor type 6, producing MSRNNMSQNVLYELNDRYATTLLPSTIVLGVFGIVGIFGNIFVFIVYGCGKKFKDRKFRYFVVSLGLIDLLTCLTLIPAEILKHRTYFNFTERHLCKMKCFMNVFAAAGASYCLMLVAVDRYILTCRPMLCKNVPKISHSWAWRLCLIMLLMAVLTSIPAGVLCGITYDVITDVYGNVTAEIYACESEPYFEDGISRYVYRIFLSVIQILISLLMIVLYARIGHTVLQAMKIRESRDPQDVQMYDYRTHWEPRPKNGGQQLGTPMCGPHHQVHQHHHHHHHIPTNIKLLFIVTVVFIVTYVLYLVLSWIDQKQLTQTQFLVFSMFYRSYFIHSIINPILYLKMDKHFRGKCRRLMKSLFCVEKLRRLRRRY from the coding sequence ATGAGCAGAAATAATATGTCACAAAATGTATTGTATGAATTAAATGATCGGTATGCAACAACGCTTTTACCATCTACTATTGTCCTTGGTGTTTTTGGAATTGTCGGaatatttggaaatatatttgtgttcattGTATATGGATGCGGCAAGAAATTTAAGGACAGAAAATTCAGGTACTTTGTGGTATCATTGGGTTTAATAGACCTTCTGACTTGCTTAACACTGATACCAGCCGAAATTCTAAAACACCGGACCTATTTCAATTTTACGGAACGTCACTTGTGCAAGATGAAATGTTTCATGAATGTTTTCGCGGCTGCCGGAGCGTCTTACTGTTTGATGTTGGTGGCCGTCGACAGATATATTCTGACCTGTCGACCCATGCTGTGTAAGAATGTCCCCAAGATTTCACATAGCTGGGCTTGGCGTCTctgtttaattatgttattgATGGCTGTCCTCACATCAATACCCGCGGGAGTGCTATGTGGAATTACGTATGACGTCATTACCGATGTGTACGGGAACGTTACCGCCGAAATCTACGCTTGTGAAAGTGAACCGTATTTTGAGGACGGAATATCTCGTTACGTATATAGGATATTTCTCAGTGTCATACAGATTTTAATTAGCCTGTTGATGATAGTTTTGTATGCGAGGATAGGACACACAGTGCTTCAAGCCATGAAGATCCGCGAATCCCGAGACCCGCAGGACGTGCAGATGTACGACTACCGCACCCACTGGGAGCCACGTCCCAAGAATGGCGGACAACAGCTCGGAACGCCAATGTGCGGGCCGCATCACCAAGttcaccagcatcatcaccatcatcatcacattcCGACCAATATTAAGCTGCTTTTTATTGTCactgttgtgtttattgtgACGTATGTATTGTATTTAGTGCTCTCTTGGATAGATCAGAAACAATTGACACAGACTCAATTCTTGGtattttccatgttttataGAAGTTACTTTATTCACAGTATCATAAACCCAATTCTGTATCTTAAAATGGATAAACATTTTAGGGGAAAATGTAGGAGATTGATGAAGAGCCTTTTTTGTGTCGAGAAATTACGTCGATTACGTCGTAGATATTAA
- the LOC128212412 gene encoding pyrokinin-1 receptor-like, with product MKNDVYLNMSRNNMSQNVLDELNDRYATTLLPLTIVLGVFGIVGIFGNIFVFIVYGCGKKFKDRKFRYFVVSLGLIDFLTCLTLIPAEILKHRSYFNFTERHLCKMKCFMNVFAAAGASYCLMLVAVDRYILTCRPMLCKKVPNISHSWAWRLCLIMLLMAVLTSIPAGVLCGITYDVITDVYGNVTAEIYACESEPYFQAGISRYVYRIFLSVIQILISLLMIVLYARIGHTVLQAMKIRESRDPQDVQMYDYRTHWEPRPKNGGQQLGTPMCGPHHQVHQHHHHHHHIPTNIKLLFIVTVVFIVTYVLYLALSWIDQKQLTQTQFLVFSMFYRSYFIHSIINPILYLKMDKHFRGKCKRFMKSIFCVEKLRRLRRRY from the coding sequence ATGAAAAACGACGTGTATTTGAATATGAGCAGAAATAATATGTCACAAAATGTTTTGGATGAATTAAATGATCGGTATGCAACAACGCTTTTACCACTTACCATCGTCCTTGGTGTTTTTGGAATTGTTGGaatatttggaaatatatttgttttcattgtatatggcTGCGGCAAGAAATTTAAAGACAGAAAATTCAGGTACTTTGTGGTATCATTGGGTTTAATAGACTTTCTGACTTGCTTAACACTGATACCAGCCGAAATTCTAAAACACCGAAGCTATTTCAATTTTACGGAACGTCACTTGtgcaaaatgaaatgtttcatgAATGTTTTCGCAGCTGCCGGAGCGTCTTACTGTTTGATGTTGGTGGCCGTCGACAGATATATCCTGACCTGTCGACCCATGCTGTGTAAGAAAGTTCCAAATATTTCACATAGCTGGGCTTGGCGTCTctgtttaattatgttattgATGGCTGTCCTCACATCAATACCCGCGGGAGTGCTATGTGGAATTACGTATGACGTCATTACCGATGTGTACGGGAACGTTACCGCCGAAATCTACGCTTGCGAAAGTGAACCGTATTTTCAGGCCGGGATATCTCGTTACGTATATAGGATATTTCTCAGTGTCATACAGATTTTAATTAGCCTGCTGATGATAGTCTTGTATGCGAGGATAGGACACACAGTACTTCAAGCGATGAAGATCCGCGAATCCCGAGACCCGCAGGACGTGCAGATGTACGACTACCGCACCCACTGGGAGCCACGTCCCAAGAATGGCGGACAACAGCTCGGAACGCCAATGTGCGGGCCGCATCACCAAGttcaccagcatcatcaccatcatcatcacattcCGACCAATATTAAGCTGCTTTTTATTGTCactgttgtgtttattgtgACGTATGTATTGTATTTAGCGCTCTCTTGGATAGATCAGAAACAATTGACACAGACTCAATTCTTGGtattttccatgttttataGAAGTTACTTTATTCACAGTATCATAAACCCAATTCTGTATCTTAAAATGGATAAACATTTTAGGGGAAAATGTAAGAGGTTTATGAAGAGCATTTTTTGTGTTGAGAAATTACGTCGATTACGTCGTAGATATTAA